The following proteins come from a genomic window of Streptomyces liliiviolaceus:
- a CDS encoding amidohydrolase family protein — protein sequence MPDSQPQPHHSSSSSSSSSGSSGASGPSGRDNGSDLLLCGARLTDGRLVDVRLAGGRIEAVGTAGSLTAHTARVDLTGHLLLPAPAEPHAHGDTALSADGEGPVSYEGREVQRRTTEAALLQLGHGATAVRSHVRVGDVQGLGSMAAVLQARRALRGLVELTVVAMPRVLTGLAGADGLAMLRDAVKMGASVVGGCPDLDPDPTGYVEAVLEVASEQGCPVDLHTDGDDPARLARLAAMAGGLRPGVTLGPCGGLSRLPSEVASRSADQLAAAGVTVVCLPQGGCSGVDRRDTAPVRLLRAAGVRVAAGSGALRDLSNPVGRGDPMEAAYLLASRYGLRSTDAYDAVSSSARAVLGLPEVRVEAGFPAELLAVRGDRLDAALSLAYSRIVVHRGRVVARTSAVREYCNSAAAVAMDLPRQGRTGQA from the coding sequence ATGCCAGACAGCCAGCCGCAGCCGCACCACTCCTCGTCGAGCTCCTCGTCCTCGTCGGGCTCCTCGGGCGCCTCCGGTCCGTCCGGCCGGGACAACGGGTCCGACCTGCTGCTCTGCGGTGCGCGGCTCACCGACGGCAGGCTCGTGGACGTACGGCTGGCCGGCGGACGCATCGAGGCGGTCGGCACGGCGGGCAGTCTCACCGCGCACACCGCGCGCGTGGACCTCACCGGCCATCTGCTCCTGCCGGCCCCGGCCGAGCCCCACGCCCACGGCGACACGGCCCTGTCGGCCGACGGCGAGGGCCCGGTCTCGTACGAGGGCCGGGAGGTCCAGCGCCGGACGACCGAGGCCGCTCTCCTGCAGCTCGGGCACGGGGCGACCGCCGTCCGCTCGCACGTGCGCGTGGGCGACGTTCAGGGGCTGGGCTCGATGGCGGCGGTGCTCCAGGCGCGGCGCGCGCTGCGCGGGCTGGTCGAGCTGACGGTCGTGGCGATGCCCCGGGTACTCACCGGACTCGCCGGGGCCGACGGGCTGGCGATGCTTCGGGACGCGGTGAAGATGGGCGCCTCCGTAGTGGGCGGTTGTCCGGATCTGGACCCGGATCCGACGGGATACGTGGAGGCGGTCCTGGAGGTGGCCTCGGAACAGGGCTGCCCGGTCGATCTGCATACGGACGGTGACGATCCGGCCCGGCTCGCGCGCCTCGCGGCGATGGCGGGCGGGTTGCGGCCCGGGGTGACGCTCGGCCCCTGCGGAGGGCTGAGCCGGCTGCCCTCGGAGGTGGCCTCGCGATCGGCCGACCAGCTCGCCGCGGCCGGCGTGACCGTCGTCTGCCTGCCCCAGGGCGGCTGTTCGGGCGTGGACCGCCGCGACACGGCTCCGGTACGGCTGCTGAGGGCGGCCGGGGTACGGGTCGCGGCCGGGAGCGGCGCTCTGCGGGACCTGTCGAACCCCGTGGGCCGCGGGGACCCCATGGAGGCGGCGTATCTGCTGGCCTCGCGGTACGGGCTGCGGTCCACCGACGCGTACGACGCGGTGAGTTCGTCGGCGCGGGCGGTGCTGGGGCTGCCCGAGGTGCGCGTGGAGGCCGGCTTCCCGGCGGAGCTGCTCGCGGTGCGCGGGGACCGGCTCGACGCCGCCCTGTCGCTGGCGTACAGCCGGATCGTGGTGCACCGGGGGCGCGTGGTGGCGCGGACGAGCGCGGTGCGGGAGTACTGCAACTCGGCGGCGGCCGTGGCGATGGACCTGCCGCGTCAGGGACGTACGGGGCAGGCGTGA
- a CDS encoding MaoC family dehydratase, protein MTAKIAYLDVEVGTELPAQTFGVTRATLVQYAGASGDFNPIHWNEKFAKEVGLPDVIAHGMFTMAEAIRVVTDWTGDPGAVVEYGVRFTKPVVVPNDDEGATIEVSGKVAVKLDDNTVRVDLVAMSAGQKVLGMSRAVVRLA, encoded by the coding sequence ATGACCGCGAAGATCGCGTACCTCGACGTCGAGGTCGGCACCGAGCTGCCGGCCCAGACCTTCGGAGTGACCCGCGCCACGCTCGTGCAGTACGCGGGTGCCTCGGGGGACTTCAACCCGATCCACTGGAACGAGAAGTTCGCCAAGGAGGTGGGCCTCCCGGACGTCATCGCGCACGGCATGTTCACCATGGCCGAGGCGATCCGGGTCGTCACCGACTGGACCGGCGACCCGGGCGCGGTCGTCGAGTACGGCGTCCGCTTCACCAAGCCCGTCGTCGTCCCGAACGACGACGAGGGCGCCACGATCGAGGTCAGCGGCAAGGTCGCCGTCAAGCTCGACGACAACACCGTCCGCGTCGACCTCGTGGCGATGAGCGCGGGCCAGAAGGTGCTGGGCATGTCCCGGGCCGTCGTCCGGCTGGCCTGA
- a CDS encoding MaoC family dehydratase N-terminal domain-containing protein, which translates to MALDQSFVGRSYPPTDPYEVGREKIREFAEAVGDPNPAYTDPDAAKALGHPDVIAPPTFVFAITFKAAGQVVQDPQLGLDYSRVVHGDQKFVHRRPVRAGDRLTVTSTIEAIKSMAGNDILDIRGEVRDEAGEHVVTAWTKLVSRAAEEA; encoded by the coding sequence ATGGCGCTCGACCAGTCCTTCGTAGGGCGGTCCTACCCGCCCACCGACCCGTACGAGGTCGGCCGGGAGAAGATCCGTGAATTCGCGGAAGCGGTGGGAGATCCCAATCCCGCGTACACGGACCCGGACGCGGCCAAGGCCCTCGGCCACCCCGATGTGATCGCGCCGCCGACTTTCGTGTTCGCGATCACTTTCAAGGCCGCGGGACAGGTCGTCCAGGACCCGCAACTGGGTCTCGACTACAGCCGGGTCGTGCACGGCGACCAGAAGTTCGTCCACCGGCGCCCGGTGCGCGCGGGGGACCGGCTGACGGTCACGTCCACCATCGAGGCGATCAAGTCGATGGCGGGCAACGACATCCTGGACATCCGCGGCGAGGTCCGCGACGAGGCCGGTGAGCACGTGGTGACCGCCTGGACCAAGCTCGTGTCCCGTGCGGCCGAGGAGGCGTGA
- the rpmG gene encoding 50S ribosomal protein L33 — MAATDVRPKITLACVECKERNYITKKNRRNNPDRMEMKKHCPRCNSHTAHRETR, encoded by the coding sequence GTGGCTGCCACCGACGTCCGCCCGAAGATCACGCTGGCCTGCGTGGAGTGCAAGGAGCGGAACTACATCACCAAGAAGAACCGGCGTAACAACCCGGATCGCATGGAGATGAAGAAGCACTGCCCGCGTTGCAACTCGCACACCGCGCACCGCGAAACGCGATAA